The proteins below come from a single Gossypium raimondii isolate GPD5lz chromosome 2, ASM2569854v1, whole genome shotgun sequence genomic window:
- the LOC105787746 gene encoding receptor-like cytosolic serine/threonine-protein kinase RBK1 has translation MAAEGIKSDKESPRGVLENHGVGSDSDSSTCSSSSSSLSLQEKPVPSLSSSSTSNKNNLDFNGLQWKSIFGTFKKKSPISFSIFPLVTSYEISRKNFMKKIAKLYGSEEDDDCIPQVKPSWKNFSYADLAAATDNFSQKNLLGEGGSAEVYKGILSDGKVVAVKKFIKNDKETEERAGDLLSELGIITHINHPNAAHLIGYSIDRGLILVLEFSPHGSLASVLFGSIEQSLDWKRRFKVVLGIAEGLKYLHHECPRRIIHRDIKASNILLTEDYQAQISDFGLAKWLPENWEHHVVHPIEGTFGYLAPEYFMHGIVDEKTDVFAFGVLLLEILTGRRAVDSSSRQSLVIWAKPLLESNNVEELVDPRLGDNYNPTELKRAMLTASLCISHLSTMRPSMMKVVDMLKNGEQGLLEYQPKSSGEKAMIIDNCDSQAYNRTTYQNDLNRHMQLVME, from the exons atggCTGCTGAAG GGATAAAATCAGACAAGGAATCTCCAAGGGGTGTATTGGAAAACCATGGGGTTGGATCAGATTCAGATAGCAGCACTTGCAGCAGCAGCAGTTCAAGCTTGAGTTTACAAGAGAAACCGGTTCcttctttatcttcttcttctacatCCAATAAGAACAACCTGGATTTCAATGGTTTACAATGGAAGAGTATATTTGGGACTTTCAAGAAAAAATCCCCCATAAGTTTCTCAATCTTCCCTTTGGTTACTAGTTATGAGATTTCTAGgaagaattttatgaagaaaattGCTAAACTTTATGGTTctgaggaagatgatgattgTATCCCACAAGTTAAACCTTCATGGAAGAATTTTTCTTACGCTGACCTAGCTGCTGCTACTGATAATTTCAGTCAAA AGAATTTGCTTGGAGAAGGTGGAAGTGCTGAAGTGTATAAAGGGATATTATCTGATGGTAAAGTTGTGGCAGTGAAGAAGTTTATTAAAAATGACAAGGAAACTGAAGAGAGAGCCGGTGATTTATTATCGGAACTCGGGATTATTACGCATATTAATCATCCGAATGCCGCTCATTTGATCGGTTATAGCATCGATCGCGGCTTGATTTTAGTCCTCGAGTTTTCGCCTCATGGCAGCCTCGCTTCTGTGCTTTTTG GTTCAATTGAGCAGTCCCTTGATTGGAAGAGAAGGTTTAAGGTTGTTCTGGGGATAGCCGAAGGATTGAAATACCTGCATCATGAATGTCCGAGACGGATTATTCATCGAGACATCAAAGCGTCCAACATATTGCTCACCGAAGATTACCAAGCTCAG ATATCCGATTTCGGTCTTGCGAAATGGCTCCCGGAGAACTGGGAACACCATGTTGTCCACCCCATCGAAGGAACATTCGG GTATTTAGCTCCAGAGTATTTCATGCACGGAATTGTCGATGAAAAAACCGATGTATTCGCGTTTGGAGTTTTATTATTGGAGATATTAACAGGTCGCCGTGCCGTCGATTCATCGTCGAGACAAAGTCTTGTCATTTGG GCAAAACCACTTCTTGAATCAAATAATGTCGAAGAATTAGTAGATCCTAGACTTGGAGACAATTATAATCCAACTGAACTAAAAAGAGCAATGCTAACAGCTTCTCTCTGCATTAGCCACTTATCCACCATGCGACCGAGCATGATGAAG gTCGTAGATATGCTTAAAAACGGAGAACAAGGTCTTCTAGAGTATCAACCTAAGTCATCCGGAGAAAAAGCGATGATCATAGACAACTGTGACTCCCAAGCTTATAATCGAACCACCTACCAAAATGACTTAAACCGTCATATGCAGCTGGTTATGGAGTAA
- the LOC105787745 gene encoding probable glycosyltransferase At5g03795, with amino-acid sequence MIAGKPPLQQSQLFSLKGSVLTLSILTLISFTYFSFKSLRPPLPFSPPTPQITLLPSSATGTNTTTPSQPRIVAEKKEGNVGEEQEDNDDDFFTDIYHSPKLFKLNFEEMEKKFKIYIYPDGDPKTFYQTPRKLTGKYASEGYFFQNIRESRFRTEDPDQAHLFFIPISCHKMRGKGTSYENMTIIVQNYLDGLIAKYPYWNRTLGADHFFVTCHDVGVRATEGVPFLVKNAIRVVCSPSYDVGFIPHKDVALPQVLQPFALPAGGNDVENRTSLGFWAGHRNSKIRVILARVWENDTELDISNNRISRATGHLVYQKRFYRTKFCICPGGSQVNSARITDSIHYGCVPVILSNYYDLPFNDILDWQKFAVILRESDVYQLKQILKSISHEEFVSLHNNLVKVQKHFQWNTPPVKFDAFHMVIYELWLRHHVIKY; translated from the exons ATGATAGCCGGAAAGCCACCGTTACAGCAATCTCAGCTGTTTTCTTTAAAGGGATCCGTTCTCACTCTCTCTATTCTGACCCTAATTTCATTCACTTACTTCTCCTTCAAATCCCTTCGTCCTCCTCTTCCGTTCTCCCCTCCCACTCCTCAGATCACTCTCCTCCCTTCCTCCGCCACCGGCACCAACACCACAACTCCTTCTCAGCCTCGTATCGTCGCCGAGAAAAAAGAAGGCAATGTCGGCGAAGAACAAGAAGACAACGACGACGATTTTTTTACCGATATTTATCACTCTCCGAAGCTTTTCAAGTTGAATTTCgaagaaatggagaagaaaTTCAAGATCTACATTTACCCCGACGGCGATCCGAAAACTTTCTACCAAACTCCCCGGAAACTGACCGGTAAATACGCCAGCGAAGGTTACTTTTTCCAGAATATTCGCGAGAGTCGGTTTCGTACGGAAGATCCAGATCAAGCTCACCTCTTCTTTATCCCAATCTCTTGTCACAAAATGCGCGGCAAG GGAACGTCGTATGAGAATATGACAATAATTGTTCAGAATTATCTAGATGGTttgatagctaaatatccttatTGGAATAGAACACTAGGTGCCGATCATTTCTTCGTTACTTGTCATGATGTCGGTGTTCGTGCAACGGAAGGGGTTCCATTTCTTGTAAAGAACGCCATTCGTGTTGTTTGTTCTCCGAGCTATGATGTTGGGTTTATTCCACATAAAGATGTTGCTCTCCCTCAAGTTTTGCAGCCCTTTGCTCTTCCTGCTGGTGGAAATGATGTTGAAAATAG GACGTCGCTTGGTTTTTGGGCTGGTCATAGGAACTCGAAGATTAGGGTGATACTGGCTCGTGTGTGGGAGAATGATACTGAGCTTGACATTTCAAATAATAGAATAAGCAGGGCTACTGGACATTTAGTGTACCAGAAGAGGTTTTATAGAACTAAATTCTGCATATGCCCTGGTGGCTCCCAGGTCAACAGTGCTCGCATAACTGATTCAATCCATTATGGATGTGTTCCTG TAATATTATCCAACTATTATGACCTGCCATTCAACGACATTCTCGATTGGCAAAAATTTGCTGTCATCCTTAGAGAGAGTGATGTTTACCAGCTGAAGCAGATCCTGAAGAGCATATCCCATGAGGAATTTGTTTCACTACATAACAACTTGGTTAAG GTTCAGAAGCATTTCCAATGGAATACACCCCCGGTAAAGTTCGATGCATTCCACATGGTTATTTACGAACTTTGGTTGCGCCACCATGTAatcaaatactaa
- the LOC105787747 gene encoding AP2-like ethylene-responsive transcription factor AIL6: MAPATVSNWLSFSLSPMEMLRSSSEPQFVSYEGSSAATASAASPHYLIDNFYANEWTNPKHQTQQPAMAADESSILSSFHHHQVPKLEDFLGDSSSIVRYSDNSQTETQDSSLTHLTQIYDHHHVGAAAYFNDHQDLKAITGFQAFSTNSGSEVDDSASMGRTQLAAVEFPGHSNCPTAGSLSLGVNQTSEINTTTTNKAVVSVDSDCSKKIVDTFGQRTSIYRGVTRHRWTGRYEAHLWDNSCRREGQARKGRQVYLGGYDKEEKAARAYDLAALKYWGPTATTNFPITNYSKELEEMKHVTKQEFIASLRRKSSGFSRGASIYRGVTRHHQQGRWQARIGRVAGNKDLYLGTFATEEEAAEAYDIAAIKFRGINAVTNFEMSRYDVEAIAKSSLPIGGAAKRLKISLESEQKPAVVNHEQQPQCSSNSNISFAPMQQSISTIPCGIPFDAAAFYQHNLYHHLQASNISISDLPGSSSTMTTTPTTLMSQPTADQFFLWPHQSY; encoded by the exons ATGGCACCAGCAACAGTGAGTAACTGGCTTTCCTTTTCACTATCCCCGATGGAGATGTTGAGGTCTTCATCTGAGCCTCAGTTCGTGTCATATGAAGGATCCTCAGCTGCTACTGCTTCTGCTGCTTCTCCTCATTACTTGATCGATAACTTCTATGCCAATG AATGGACGAATCCAAAACATCAAACTCAACAACCAGCCATGGCGGCCGATGAGTCATCCATTCTCTCAAGCTTTCACCATCATCAAGTTCCGAAACTCGAAGATTTCCTCGGAGATTCCTCGTCAATCGTTAGATATTCAGATAATAGCCAAACCGAAACCCAGGACTCGTCCTTAACTCATTTAACTCAAATCTACGATCACCACCACGTCGGTGCTGCTGCTTACTTCAACGACCACCAAGATCTCAAAGCCATTACTGGGTTTCAAGCGTTTTCGACTAACTCGGGGTCTGAAGTTGATGACTCAGCTTCAATGGGACGAACTCAGTTAGCTGCTGTTGAGTTTCCTGGCCACTCAAATTGTCCCACCGCCGGTTCCTTATCCCTAGGTGTTAACCAAACCTCCGAAATTAACACCACCACCACCAATAAAGCCGTCGTTTCAGTTGACTCCGATTGTTCAAAGAAAATCGTTGATACTTTTGGTCAGCGAACTTCAATTTACAGGGGTGTCACCAG ACACCGATGGACGGGTAGATACGAAGCTCATCTATGGGATAACAGCTGTAGGAGAGAAGGTCAAGCTCGGAAAGGGCGTCAAG TGTACTTAG GTGGATATGATAAAGAAGAAAAGGCAGCTCGGGCTTACGATTTGGCTGCGCTGAAATACTGGGGTCCTACTGCAACCACCAACTTTCCG ATTACAAACTATTCGAAAGAGTTGGAGGAGATGAAACATGTGACAAAGCAAGAATTTATTGCTTCTTTAAGGAG GAAGAGCAGCGGATTTTCAAGGGGAGCATCAATTTACAGAGGTGTCACAAG GCATCATCAACAAGGTCGATGGCAAGCAAGGATCGGTCGTGTTGCTGGAAACAAGGACCTTTACCTGGGGACTTTTG CTACCGAAGAGGAGGCAGCAGAGGCCTACGATATAGCGGCCATCAAGTTTAGGGGCATAAATGCGGTGACCAACTTTGAGATGAGCCGCTACGACGTCGAAGCAATCGCCAAGAGTTCTCTCCCCATCGGTGGAGCAGCTAAGCGGCTAAAGATCTCACTCGAGTCGGAGCAAAAACCAGCAGTAGTAAACCACGAACAACAACCCCAGTGCAGCTCTAACAGCAACATAAGTTTTGCCCCCATGCAGCAGTCGATATCTACTATCCCTTGTGGAATCCCGTTTGATGCAGCGGCATTTTATCAGCATAATCTCTACCACCACCTTCAGGCTTCCAATATCAGCATCTCTGATCTCCCCGGTTCTTCCTCAACGATGACCACAACTCCAACGACCTTAATGTCGCAACCAACAGCGGATCAGTTTTTCTTATGGCCTCACCAGTCTTACTGA